One Vallitalea pronyensis genomic region harbors:
- the pth gene encoding aminoacyl-tRNA hydrolase: MYVIVGLGNPGMQYAATRHNVGFEVIERLAYENQIKLNKKKYKAIIGSGHIAGHKVLLVQPQTYMNASGESVRPIMDFYKCTEQDLIVVYDDICFEVGTMRIRKKGSAGGHNGMKSIIRHLGTDAFTRIRVGIGNKSPEWDLKDHVLSRFSDTEIKEIVDEIKKASDAIACILGDGVDKAMNIYNVKIKRDCE, translated from the coding sequence ATGTATGTAATTGTTGGATTAGGTAATCCGGGCATGCAATATGCCGCTACAAGGCATAACGTAGGCTTTGAAGTGATTGAGCGCTTAGCTTATGAAAATCAAATAAAACTAAATAAAAAGAAGTATAAAGCCATTATTGGTAGTGGACATATCGCTGGTCATAAGGTGTTATTGGTTCAACCCCAGACCTATATGAATGCTAGTGGTGAGAGCGTTCGGCCTATTATGGATTTTTATAAATGTACAGAACAAGACCTTATTGTTGTTTACGATGACATATGTTTTGAAGTAGGCACCATGCGTATTCGCAAAAAGGGTAGTGCAGGTGGGCATAATGGTATGAAGAGTATTATTAGGCATCTTGGTACCGATGCATTTACACGGATTCGTGTAGGGATAGGTAATAAGTCCCCTGAATGGGACCTAAAGGACCATGTCTTGAGCCGTTTTAGTGATACAGAAATAAAAGAAATCGTAGATGAAATTAAAAAAGCAAGTGATGCTATAGCGTGTATCCTTGGTGATGGTGTTGATAAAGCAATGAATATCTACAATGTGAAAATAAAAAGAGATTGCGAATAA
- a CDS encoding ribose-phosphate diphosphokinase, whose translation MTSTIRNNDGIKIFSCNANPELAKAIAADLGLTIGKADVGQFSDGETYVKIDEIVRGVDCYVVQPTSSPVNDNLMELLIMIDALRRASAGRITAVIPYYGYARQDRKARARDPISARMVADLIQAAGADRGLVMDLHCAQIQGFFTIPVDHMLGSPLFVKYYKEKFANDLDNVAMVSPDIGSVKRTRAFAEKLDIPMAIIDKRRPEANVSEVMNIIGDIKGKKVVLVDDMIDTAGTICNAVNALKEQGATEVYACCTHAVLSGPAIERIQKSHIKELVVLDTIALPKEKKIDKIKQLTVAQILAEAIHRIHCNKSVSKLFV comes from the coding sequence ATGACAAGTACAATTAGGAACAATGACGGCATCAAGATTTTCTCGTGTAATGCTAACCCTGAACTAGCTAAGGCCATAGCAGCAGACTTAGGATTAACCATTGGAAAAGCAGATGTCGGACAATTCAGCGATGGGGAAACCTATGTAAAAATTGATGAAATTGTTCGAGGTGTCGATTGTTACGTTGTTCAACCTACATCAAGCCCAGTAAACGATAATCTTATGGAACTTTTAATCATGATTGATGCCCTAAGAAGAGCTTCTGCTGGACGTATTACAGCAGTCATTCCTTATTATGGTTATGCAAGACAGGACAGAAAAGCTAGAGCAAGAGATCCAATCAGTGCCAGGATGGTTGCCGACTTAATTCAAGCAGCTGGAGCAGATCGTGGTCTTGTGATGGATTTACATTGTGCTCAGATTCAAGGGTTTTTTACAATTCCTGTGGACCATATGCTTGGGTCACCACTGTTTGTAAAATATTACAAAGAAAAGTTCGCAAACGACTTAGATAATGTAGCGATGGTTTCTCCTGATATTGGTAGTGTTAAACGAACACGTGCTTTTGCAGAAAAACTGGATATTCCTATGGCCATCATCGATAAGAGAAGACCAGAGGCCAATGTATCAGAAGTGATGAATATAATAGGGGATATCAAAGGTAAAAAAGTTGTCTTGGTTGACGATATGATCGACACGGCTGGGACAATCTGTAATGCGGTGAATGCATTAAAAGAGCAAGGTGCTACAGAAGTCTATGCCTGTTGTACCCATGCTGTTTTATCAGGACCTGCCATTGAGAGAATCCAAAAATCTCACATTAAAGAATTAGTTGTACTTGACACCATTGCTCTTCCAAAAGAGAAAAAAATAGATAAGATTAAGCAATTAACGGTTGCTCAGATTCTAGCAGAAGCAATCCATCGTATTCACTGCAACAAATCTGTATCTAAATTATTCGTTTAA
- the glmU gene encoding bifunctional UDP-N-acetylglucosamine diphosphorylase/glucosamine-1-phosphate N-acetyltransferase GlmU, giving the protein MSKLKAVILAAGAGTRMKSELPKVVHKILGKTMLDYVIESAINAGADDICVVIGHEADTVKKAVSYDVEFVLQEDQLGTGHAVMQAKEFIGNEGNVLILFGDTPLISEDTLLKMVDYHIRHDNAATLLSTIVEDPTGYGRIIRDETHTFIKSVEHKDATESEKMICEINSGMYCFDAKALNEALKTLSNDNAQGEYYLPDTLKSIMAKRLNVNAMISDRYEDILGVNSKVQLYQAGTIMQKRINFQHMENGVTIMNPSHTYISKDATIGADTTIYPNNHIEGKTTIGKNCIIGPNCRIVDSHIGEYVNVDGSTILDSQIGNYTTVGPFAYIRPGSIIGHHAKIGDFVEIKNATMGDYTKASHLTYVGDADVGNHVNFGCGSVVVNYDGEKKHRTTIEDNAFIGCNTNLVSPVKVEESAYTAAGSTITKNVPSYALGIGRARQVNMEEWVKRNR; this is encoded by the coding sequence ATGAGTAAACTAAAAGCAGTGATATTGGCAGCTGGGGCAGGGACTCGAATGAAATCGGAATTACCTAAGGTCGTACATAAAATACTTGGAAAGACCATGTTGGATTATGTGATTGAATCAGCAATAAATGCTGGTGCAGATGATATTTGTGTTGTTATAGGACACGAAGCGGATACTGTAAAGAAGGCGGTATCGTATGATGTGGAATTTGTTTTACAAGAAGACCAATTGGGGACAGGCCATGCTGTTATGCAGGCAAAAGAATTTATTGGAAACGAAGGCAATGTATTAATTCTGTTTGGTGATACGCCGTTAATTTCAGAAGATACATTATTGAAGATGGTCGATTACCACATTAGACATGATAACGCAGCAACCTTGTTATCGACTATCGTAGAGGATCCTACAGGCTATGGCAGGATCATAAGAGACGAAACACATACTTTTATCAAAAGTGTAGAACATAAAGATGCCACAGAATCTGAAAAAATGATTTGTGAAATTAATTCAGGCATGTACTGTTTTGATGCAAAAGCATTAAATGAAGCCTTAAAAACATTATCCAATGATAATGCACAAGGTGAATACTATCTTCCAGACACTTTGAAATCCATTATGGCGAAACGTTTGAATGTAAACGCTATGATCAGTGACCGGTATGAAGATATTTTAGGTGTCAACTCCAAAGTACAACTCTATCAAGCTGGAACCATTATGCAGAAGAGAATTAATTTTCAGCATATGGAAAATGGCGTTACCATTATGAACCCATCGCATACTTATATCAGCAAGGACGCAACCATTGGTGCTGATACAACAATCTATCCAAATAACCATATTGAAGGCAAGACTACTATAGGGAAAAACTGTATTATTGGACCGAACTGTCGTATTGTGGATTCACATATTGGGGAATACGTCAATGTGGATGGATCAACCATTTTAGACAGCCAGATAGGTAATTATACGACGGTTGGACCTTTTGCTTATATACGTCCAGGTTCCATTATCGGACATCATGCAAAAATAGGTGACTTTGTGGAAATTAAAAATGCAACCATGGGTGATTATACCAAAGCATCCCACTTAACGTATGTGGGTGATGCAGATGTTGGTAATCACGTGAATTTTGGCTGTGGATCAGTTGTTGTGAATTATGATGGAGAGAAGAAACACCGTACCACCATTGAAGATAATGCCTTTATAGGCTGTAATACCAATTTAGTTTCACCCGTTAAAGTAGAAGAATCTGCTTATACGGCTGCAGGTTCTACCATTACAAAAAATGTGCCATCTTATGCCTTGGGTATAGGCAGAGCACGCCAAGTGAACATGGAAGAATGGGTAAAAAGAAACAGATAA
- the spoVG gene encoding septation regulator SpoVG: MQITDVRIRKVAKDGKMKAVVSVTFDNEFVVHDIKVIEGEKGLFIAMPSRKALDGEFRDIAHPINSDTREKIQKSVLEKYETLMLTDDGAADEIAVTYEE, encoded by the coding sequence ATGCAAATTACAGATGTGAGAATACGCAAAGTTGCCAAAGATGGAAAAATGAAAGCAGTAGTATCAGTTACTTTTGATAATGAATTTGTTGTTCATGATATCAAAGTAATTGAAGGCGAAAAAGGTTTATTTATCGCAATGCCAAGCCGTAAGGCATTGGATGGGGAATTCAGAGACATTGCACATCCAATTAATTCAGACACGCGAGAAAAGATTCAAAAAAGCGTACTTGAAAAGTATGAAACACTGATGCTTACAGATGATGGCGCAGCAGATGAAATAGCTGTTACATACGAAGAATAA